In Bacillota bacterium, the following are encoded in one genomic region:
- a CDS encoding UDP-N-acetylmuramoyl-L-alanyl-D-glutamate--2,6-diaminopimelate ligase, which translates to MRLSEVLALCEVREIRGDPATEVTGVAYDSRRVEPGDLFVAVPGFRTNGHLYVKEAVARGAAAVLAEQPVETGGRPVALVADTRRALPRVAAQFFGHPSKQLRVVGVTGTNGKTTTTFLIHAILSRRHPTGLIGTVTNVVGGRRVPVEHTTPEGPDLQRMMRAMCDAGDRAVAMEVSSHALSLHRVDAVEFDVGVFTNLTQDHLDFHGDLEHYLEAKALLFRSLGRSTWGPPKQGPKAAVLNADDPASRRMREVTAVPVLTYGLGEGADLRGEVRRMESGSTRVAVEGAYGGGELLLPLPGRFNVYNALAALGATLALGVPLDAGLEALAQAPVVPGRFERIEGEQPFTVVVDYAHTPDGLENVLKTARELTRGRVIVVFGAGGDRDRGKRPLMGAVAARWADRIVLTSDNPRGEEPEAILDDIEQGLAGTGASYTRCVDRREAIREAIASAAPGDLVLIAGKGHETYQIFRERTVHFDDREEARAALDDLGFAVAGPRGERP; encoded by the coding sequence TTGCGACTTTCGGAAGTGCTTGCCCTGTGCGAGGTGCGTGAGATCCGGGGGGACCCGGCCACCGAGGTGACGGGGGTGGCCTACGACTCTCGCCGCGTCGAGCCCGGCGACCTCTTCGTGGCCGTGCCCGGCTTCCGCACCAACGGCCACCTGTACGTGAAGGAGGCGGTGGCGCGAGGGGCGGCGGCGGTCCTGGCCGAACAGCCGGTGGAGACCGGGGGGCGCCCGGTGGCGCTGGTGGCGGACACCCGGCGCGCCCTGCCCCGGGTGGCCGCGCAGTTCTTCGGTCACCCTTCCAAGCAGCTCCGGGTGGTGGGGGTGACGGGGACCAACGGGAAGACCACCACCACCTTCCTGATTCACGCCATCCTGTCGCGCCGCCATCCCACCGGCCTGATCGGCACCGTGACCAACGTGGTGGGGGGGCGGCGCGTGCCGGTGGAGCACACGACGCCCGAAGGCCCCGACCTCCAGCGGATGATGCGGGCCATGTGCGACGCCGGCGACCGGGCGGTGGCCATGGAGGTCTCCTCCCATGCCCTCAGCTTGCACCGCGTGGACGCGGTGGAATTCGACGTGGGCGTCTTCACCAACCTCACGCAGGACCACCTGGACTTTCACGGCGACCTGGAGCACTACCTGGAGGCCAAGGCGCTCCTCTTCCGCTCGCTCGGTCGGAGCACCTGGGGCCCGCCCAAGCAGGGCCCCAAGGCGGCCGTCCTCAACGCCGACGATCCGGCCAGCCGGCGGATGCGGGAGGTGACGGCGGTTCCCGTGCTCACCTACGGGCTGGGCGAGGGCGCCGACTTGCGGGGCGAGGTCCGGCGCATGGAGAGCGGCTCCACGCGGGTGGCGGTCGAGGGAGCGTACGGAGGGGGCGAGTTGCTCCTGCCGCTGCCGGGCCGCTTCAACGTCTACAACGCCCTGGCCGCGCTCGGCGCGACGCTGGCGCTGGGGGTGCCGCTGGACGCAGGGCTGGAAGCGCTGGCCCAGGCCCCGGTCGTCCCCGGCCGGTTCGAACGCATCGAGGGCGAGCAGCCCTTCACCGTGGTGGTGGATTACGCCCATACGCCCGACGGCCTGGAGAACGTGCTCAAGACGGCCCGCGAGCTGACCCGGGGCCGGGTGATCGTCGTCTTCGGGGCGGGTGGCGACCGGGACCGCGGCAAGCGGCCGCTGATGGGTGCCGTGGCCGCCCGCTGGGCCGACCGCATCGTTCTCACCTCCGACAACCCGCGCGGCGAGGAGCCGGAGGCCATCCTGGACGACATCGAGCAGGGGCTGGCCGGGACGGGCGCCAGCTACACCCGCTGCGTCGACCGGCGGGAGGCGATCCGCGAGGCCATCGCCTCCGCCGCCCCCGGCGACCTGGTCCTGATCGCCGGCAAGGGGCACGAGACCTACCAGATCTTCCGCGAGCGGACCGTCCACTTCGACGACCGCGAGGAGGCCCGGGCGGCCCTGGACGACCTGGGCTTCGCGGTGGCGGGACCCCGGGGAGAGCGCCCGTGA
- the murF gene encoding UDP-N-acetylmuramoyl-tripeptide--D-alanyl-D-alanine ligase — MRYEAGELARILPGSRLLGDGRAVATGVASDSREVAPGDLFVALPGSRVDGHHFLAAAWEAGATVALVQREPAVVPAGRAVLRVADTRWALERLAREHRRRWGGRVVAVTGSVGKTSTRDLVAAVLASRFRVLRAERNFNTEVGVPLTLLRLAPEHEVAVLELAMRAPGEIRTLARLAEPETGVVTRIAPVHLEFLGSLEAIARAKGELVEELPASGRAVLSADDPWQAGMAGRSRAPVLWYGGGERAQVRYEAVEARPEGSRFRLRLPDGRSVEAALPFPGEHMVYDATAAAAVGFLMGVEPEAIAEGLARAELTAHRDRWVDAGPWRILDDCYNASPASLEAALAVLAGAPGRRVAVLGEMLELGPESERYHREAGAKAAASGVSLLIAVGAGPALLALAEAARQAGVPEVVEAEDAGAAAEAALNRLRPGDVVLVKGSRALGLERVVEALSHA; from the coding sequence GTGAGGTACGAGGCCGGCGAGTTGGCCCGGATCCTCCCCGGCTCGCGCCTCCTGGGCGACGGGCGTGCCGTCGCCACCGGGGTGGCGAGCGACAGCCGCGAGGTGGCGCCGGGGGATCTCTTCGTCGCCCTGCCCGGCAGCCGGGTCGATGGGCACCACTTCCTCGCCGCCGCCTGGGAGGCGGGGGCGACGGTGGCGCTGGTGCAGCGGGAACCGGCCGTGGTGCCGGCCGGGCGCGCGGTCCTCCGCGTCGCCGACACCCGGTGGGCGCTGGAGCGGCTGGCGCGGGAGCACCGGCGCCGATGGGGCGGCCGCGTGGTGGCGGTGACGGGGAGCGTGGGCAAGACCAGCACCCGCGACCTGGTGGCGGCGGTGCTGGCCAGCCGCTTCCGTGTCCTGCGCGCCGAGCGGAATTTCAACACCGAGGTGGGGGTGCCCCTGACGCTCCTCCGGCTCGCTCCGGAGCATGAGGTGGCGGTCCTGGAGCTGGCCATGCGGGCTCCGGGCGAGATCCGCACCCTGGCCCGCCTCGCGGAGCCGGAGACCGGCGTGGTCACCCGCATCGCACCGGTCCACCTGGAGTTCCTGGGCTCGCTGGAGGCCATCGCCCGGGCCAAGGGGGAGCTGGTGGAGGAGCTTCCGGCCTCCGGCCGGGCGGTCCTCTCCGCCGACGATCCGTGGCAGGCCGGCATGGCGGGGAGGAGCCGGGCTCCGGTCCTCTGGTACGGGGGCGGCGAGCGGGCGCAGGTGCGGTACGAGGCGGTGGAGGCAAGACCGGAGGGGAGCCGCTTCCGCCTCCGCCTGCCGGACGGCCGGAGCGTCGAGGCGGCGCTCCCGTTCCCGGGCGAGCACATGGTCTACGACGCCACGGCGGCGGCGGCGGTCGGCTTCCTCATGGGCGTGGAGCCGGAGGCGATCGCGGAGGGGCTGGCGCGCGCGGAGTTGACGGCCCATCGGGATCGCTGGGTGGATGCGGGTCCCTGGCGGATCCTCGACGACTGCTACAATGCCAGCCCCGCCTCGCTGGAGGCGGCGCTGGCCGTCCTCGCCGGCGCGCCGGGGCGGCGGGTGGCCGTTCTCGGCGAGATGCTGGAGCTGGGGCCGGAGTCGGAGCGGTACCACCGCGAGGCGGGTGCGAAGGCGGCGGCCAGTGGCGTCTCGCTGCTCATCGCCGTGGGGGCCGGGCCGGCTCTCCTGGCGCTGGCCGAGGCGGCGCGCCAGGCCGGCGTCCCCGAGGTCGTCGAGGCGGAGGACGCCGGGGCGGCTGCGGAGGCGGCCCTGAACCGGCTCCGGCCGGGCGACGTCGTCCTCGTCAAGGGGTCGCGCGCGCTGGGACTGGAGCGGGTCGTCGAGGCGCTGAGCCATGCTTGA
- the mraY gene encoding phospho-N-acetylmuramoyl-pentapeptide-transferase — protein sequence MLETWQRGWWLPLAAAAAFGLLGTLLVTPLLLPLLRRWHVGQAVRPEGPATHRVKAGTPTMGGLAFVPVTAAATLLWAPPSAPTAVALALFLGHGALGWLDDHLKVVRHRSLGLAARYKLLGQTILALLLVWAVGHGELGSWVQIPFTSQRIDLGWAYPVLVWLVVLAASNAVNLTDGLDGLLGATTLPVALAYAWIAIAAGQAGLAVGMSALFGALLGFLVFNRHPAQIFMGDTGSLAVGGLLAAVAILTKTELYLVLIGLVYVLEALSVIVQVASFQLTGRRVLRMSPLHHHFELGGMSEEGVVGRFTLLSLLASATGLLSLWISGGW from the coding sequence ATGCTTGAGACATGGCAGCGCGGCTGGTGGCTCCCCCTGGCGGCGGCCGCCGCCTTCGGCCTGCTCGGAACGCTTCTCGTGACGCCACTCCTGCTCCCTCTTCTGCGCCGCTGGCACGTCGGCCAGGCGGTCCGCCCGGAGGGGCCGGCCACGCACCGGGTGAAGGCGGGGACGCCCACCATGGGCGGCCTCGCCTTTGTCCCGGTCACCGCGGCGGCCACCCTTCTCTGGGCACCGCCCAGCGCCCCCACGGCGGTGGCGCTGGCGCTCTTCCTGGGCCACGGAGCCCTGGGCTGGCTGGATGACCACCTGAAGGTGGTCCGCCACCGCTCGCTCGGTCTGGCCGCGCGGTACAAGCTCCTGGGCCAGACGATCCTGGCGCTTCTCCTGGTCTGGGCCGTCGGCCACGGGGAGCTGGGCAGCTGGGTCCAGATCCCCTTCACCAGCCAGCGCATCGATCTCGGCTGGGCCTACCCGGTCCTGGTCTGGCTGGTGGTGCTGGCGGCGAGCAACGCCGTCAACCTGACCGACGGCCTGGACGGTCTCCTCGGCGCGACCACGCTGCCGGTGGCGCTGGCATATGCATGGATCGCCATCGCCGCCGGCCAGGCCGGCCTGGCCGTCGGCATGAGCGCGCTCTTCGGGGCGCTCCTGGGCTTCCTCGTCTTCAACCGTCACCCGGCGCAGATCTTCATGGGCGACACCGGCTCCCTGGCGGTGGGCGGACTGCTGGCGGCGGTGGCCATCCTGACCAAGACCGAGCTGTATCTGGTCCTGATCGGTCTGGTCTATGTGCTGGAGGCGCTTTCGGTGATCGTCCAGGTGGCCAGTTTCCAGCTGACGGGTCGGCGAGTCCTGCGCATGAGCCCGCTCCACCACCATTTCGAGCTGGGCGGCATGAGCGAGGAAGGGGTGGTGGGCCGCTTCACCCTGCTCTCCCTGCTGGCGAGTGCGACGGGACTCCTCTCTCTCTGGATCTCGGGGGGCTGGTAG
- the ftsW gene encoding putative lipid II flippase FtsW, translating into MDFGILAPVLLLLAVGLVMVLSASGPEGLVVYGDPYYFFKRQLAWALMGGLGMWVASRVDYANWRRWAAPLMAVTVVALVLVLLPGVGVESHGARRWLGFGGLSFQPSEMSKLTAVLFFAHLLSRTPEGAKDIPRGLLPVTLGVAVLGALIMLEPDLGTTVTIAGTALILLFVAGMRVSHLVGAGLAAVPALAYLIFAEGYRRQRFFAFLNPQADPLGAGYHITQGLYALGEGSLFGAGLGNSLQKYFYVPERHTDFIFTILANELGFVGALAVIVLFAVLGWRGFRVALRAPDSLGALLAAGVTAAILVQAVVNIGVVSSVLPITGIPLPFVSFGGSSLVFSLTSVGVLLNVSRYARL; encoded by the coding sequence GTGGACTTCGGAATCCTGGCGCCGGTCCTGCTGCTGCTGGCCGTCGGTCTGGTCATGGTGCTCAGCGCCAGCGGCCCCGAGGGCCTGGTGGTCTACGGCGACCCGTACTACTTTTTCAAGCGCCAGCTCGCCTGGGCGCTGATGGGCGGGCTGGGCATGTGGGTCGCCTCGCGGGTCGACTACGCGAACTGGCGGCGGTGGGCGGCGCCGCTGATGGCGGTCACCGTGGTGGCGCTGGTCCTGGTGTTGCTGCCCGGGGTGGGGGTCGAGTCGCACGGGGCCCGGCGCTGGCTCGGCTTCGGCGGCCTCAGCTTCCAGCCCTCGGAGATGTCGAAGCTGACGGCGGTGCTCTTCTTCGCCCACCTTCTCTCGCGTACCCCCGAGGGTGCCAAGGACATCCCCAGGGGCCTCCTGCCGGTGACTTTGGGCGTCGCCGTCCTGGGAGCCCTGATCATGCTGGAGCCCGACCTGGGGACCACGGTCACCATCGCCGGCACGGCCCTCATCCTTCTCTTCGTCGCAGGCATGCGCGTCTCGCACCTGGTGGGCGCCGGGCTGGCCGCGGTGCCGGCTCTGGCCTACCTGATCTTCGCCGAGGGTTACAGGCGGCAGCGCTTCTTCGCCTTTCTCAACCCCCAGGCCGATCCGCTGGGAGCGGGTTACCACATCACCCAGGGACTCTACGCGCTGGGCGAGGGTTCGCTCTTCGGCGCAGGCCTGGGCAACAGCCTGCAGAAATACTTCTACGTGCCCGAGCGGCACACCGACTTCATCTTCACCATCCTGGCCAACGAGCTGGGCTTCGTGGGCGCGCTGGCCGTCATCGTGCTCTTCGCGGTCCTGGGCTGGCGGGGCTTCCGGGTCGCCCTGCGGGCGCCGGACAGCCTGGGCGCGCTGCTGGCCGCGGGGGTGACGGCGGCGATCCTGGTGCAGGCGGTGGTCAACATCGGCGTGGTCAGCTCGGTCCTGCCCATCACGGGCATCCCGCTGCCCTTCGTCAGCTTCGGCGGCTCGAGCCTCGTCTTCAGCCTCACCTCGGTGGGGGTTCTGCTCAATGTCTCGCGCTACGCCAGGCTCTGA
- the murG gene encoding undecaprenyldiphospho-muramoylpentapeptide beta-N-acetylglucosaminyltransferase — translation MRRPRKVLISGGGTGGHIYPALAIARELERAVPQELAAPVEIVYVGVAGGMEERLAKQAGYRFLAVEAGGLVGKRPLELLRNGARMGIGLFQAAALLRREKPDLVVGTGGYAAAPLLVAAVLLRVPAVIQEQNAVPGRVNQMLAPWVREVYLAYPEAARRLRGRSLVTGNPIRAEVVEARREEARRRLGLPAGDALVLCTMGSRGSAAVNRVLADLTAEWARRPPGRPPAFLLLATGRAHHRDFLARLGRAGVPEEGPHHRVLAYIDEMPQALAAADLAVARAGAISLAELTARGLPAVLVPSPHVAYDHQHANAAALARQGAAVVLEEAELTPERLRSLLERLLGDREELARMAAASRSLGRPEAARAVAERLLRLLR, via the coding sequence GTGCGGCGCCCGCGCAAGGTGCTGATCAGCGGCGGCGGAACGGGGGGCCACATCTACCCGGCGCTGGCCATCGCCCGGGAGCTGGAGCGGGCGGTCCCGCAGGAGCTGGCGGCCCCCGTGGAGATCGTCTACGTCGGCGTGGCCGGCGGGATGGAGGAGCGCCTGGCCAAGCAGGCCGGGTACCGCTTCCTCGCGGTGGAGGCGGGCGGGCTGGTGGGGAAACGGCCGCTGGAGCTCCTGAGGAACGGGGCGCGGATGGGGATCGGACTCTTCCAGGCGGCGGCGCTCCTCCGCCGGGAGAAGCCGGACCTGGTGGTGGGCACGGGCGGGTATGCCGCCGCGCCGCTCCTGGTCGCGGCCGTCCTGCTGCGCGTGCCGGCGGTCATCCAGGAGCAGAATGCCGTCCCCGGCAGGGTCAACCAGATGCTGGCGCCCTGGGTGCGCGAGGTCTACCTGGCCTATCCGGAGGCGGCCCGCCGCCTGCGGGGACGGAGTCTGGTGACGGGCAACCCGATCCGCGCGGAGGTGGTGGAGGCCCGGCGGGAGGAGGCCCGCCGCCGCCTGGGGCTGCCCGCCGGCGACGCGCTGGTCCTCTGTACCATGGGCAGCCGGGGCTCCGCCGCGGTCAACCGGGTGCTGGCCGACCTGACCGCGGAATGGGCGCGCCGCCCGCCGGGGAGGCCGCCGGCCTTCCTGCTGCTCGCCACGGGACGCGCCCACCACCGGGACTTCCTGGCGCGGCTCGGCCGCGCCGGCGTGCCCGAGGAAGGGCCGCACCACCGGGTCCTCGCCTACATCGACGAGATGCCGCAGGCGCTGGCGGCCGCCGACCTCGCGGTGGCGCGCGCGGGGGCCATCAGCCTGGCCGAGCTGACCGCCCGCGGCCTGCCCGCGGTGCTGGTCCCCTCGCCGCATGTCGCCTACGACCACCAGCATGCCAATGCCGCCGCGCTGGCGCGCCAGGGCGCGGCGGTGGTCCTGGAGGAAGCCGAGCTCACCCCCGAGCGCCTCCGCTCGCTTCTGGAGCGCCTGCTCGGGGACCGCGAGGAGCTGGCGCGGATGGCGGCCGCCAGCCGGAGCCTCGGTCGCCCGGAGGCGGCGCGGGCGGTGGCGGAACGGCTCCTGCGCCTCCTTCGCTAG
- the murC gene encoding UDP-N-acetylmuramate--L-alanine ligase yields the protein MRTSPIALRRIDGEGTQMDGNRAADGQWHLMGAGGSGMVGLALLLESAGESVTGCDAHESEALEELARHGIEMACGHRPEHLSDCRRLVVSRAIHPRNPEVVEALRRGLTVEYRGERLAALFNRRRGIAVAGSHGKSTTAGWIGWCLREAGLEPTVYLGARLSGLGTPVLVGGGDLFVAESDESDASFELLHPWLAVVTNVDDDHLERYGSMERMVEGFRRFVDGVRPGGYALLAAEDPLLGGIRSRTRIVTYGLGTGELRAGEVRSSLEGENFRVRWRGRDLGLWQIRLHGLHNVRNALAVIGTLALLGLDVEESRRLLQAYRGVARRLEHVGEAAGRHLLDDFGHHPAEVEATLRAARKLAGGGRLLVIFQPHRYTRTRRLAEAFGPALALADQVWVMPVYAAGEEPLPGADPARIVEAVRRAGGRAELAASGEEAAAAAAGRSSAGDLILTLGAGDVYTVGPEVLRQLNGERAVGTGGGTLRRSDP from the coding sequence GTGCGGACGAGCCCGATCGCCCTACGGCGCATCGACGGAGAAGGGACGCAGATGGACGGCAACCGGGCAGCAGACGGGCAGTGGCATCTGATGGGTGCCGGGGGAAGCGGCATGGTCGGGCTGGCCCTCCTTCTGGAGTCTGCGGGCGAGAGCGTCACGGGCTGTGACGCCCACGAGTCGGAGGCCCTGGAGGAACTGGCCCGGCACGGGATCGAGATGGCTTGCGGGCATCGGCCGGAACACCTGTCCGACTGCCGCCGACTCGTGGTCTCGAGGGCGATCCACCCCCGGAACCCGGAGGTGGTCGAGGCGCTGCGTCGCGGTCTCACCGTGGAGTACCGCGGCGAGCGACTGGCGGCGCTCTTCAACCGGCGGCGGGGGATCGCCGTCGCCGGCAGCCACGGCAAGTCGACGACCGCCGGATGGATCGGCTGGTGCCTCCGCGAGGCGGGGCTGGAACCCACCGTCTATCTGGGCGCGCGCCTGAGCGGGCTGGGGACGCCGGTGCTGGTCGGCGGCGGGGACCTCTTCGTCGCCGAGAGCGACGAGAGCGACGCCAGCTTCGAACTGCTCCACCCCTGGCTGGCCGTGGTCACCAACGTGGACGACGACCACCTGGAGCGCTACGGGAGCATGGAACGGATGGTGGAGGGCTTCCGCCGCTTCGTGGACGGCGTGAGGCCCGGCGGGTACGCCCTCCTGGCCGCCGAGGATCCGCTCCTGGGCGGGATCCGCTCCCGGACGCGGATCGTCACGTACGGACTGGGAACGGGCGAACTGCGCGCCGGGGAGGTCCGCTCCAGCCTGGAGGGCGAGAACTTCCGCGTCCGCTGGCGCGGCCGGGACCTGGGTCTCTGGCAGATCCGCCTGCACGGCCTGCACAACGTCCGGAACGCGCTGGCGGTGATCGGAACGCTCGCCCTCCTCGGCCTCGACGTCGAGGAGAGCCGCCGGCTGCTGCAGGCCTACCGCGGGGTGGCACGCCGCCTCGAGCACGTCGGCGAGGCGGCCGGGCGCCACCTCCTGGACGACTTCGGCCATCACCCCGCCGAAGTCGAGGCGACCCTCCGCGCCGCCAGGAAGCTGGCGGGCGGCGGTCGCCTCCTGGTCATCTTCCAACCCCACCGCTACACCCGCACCCGCCGCCTGGCGGAAGCCTTCGGGCCGGCGCTTGCCCTGGCCGACCAGGTCTGGGTGATGCCCGTCTACGCCGCAGGCGAGGAGCCCCTGCCCGGGGCCGATCCGGCCCGCATCGTGGAGGCCGTGCGGCGGGCGGGGGGCCGGGCCGAGCTGGCCGCCTCCGGCGAGGAGGCCGCGGCCGCGGCGGCCGGCCGGAGTTCGGCGGGTGATCTCATCCTCACCCTGGGGGCAGGCGACGTGTATACTGTCGGACCGGAAGTCCTGCGGCAGCTGAACGGGGAGAGGGCGGTTGGAACCGGCGGCGGCACCCTTCGCAGAAGCGATCCGTAG
- the murB gene encoding UDP-N-acetylmuramate dehydrogenase: MAAGEPLARHTTLRIGGPADFFVEPETETGLRALLSLCAESGVDVHFLGQGSNVLVPDEGVRGVVLTTRRLFDRCRFQGREVTVGSGFALGRLVQLSLEQGLGGLEPLAGIPGTVGGAVYMNAGTPAGSIGDRLVWARLIGPSGEERRLAREEMGFGYRTSRLQSEPGWLVAEVRLELDEAPRVNAEILRAAARRRRQTQPLAYPNAGSIFRNPPGDYAGRLIEAVGAKGLAVGGAEISTLHANFIVNTGGATAADVIELMRIARRLVRQRFGLTLVPEIRLFGVPAGTLERWLDEGGGEAVGTLPH, translated from the coding sequence GTGGCGGCCGGAGAGCCGCTGGCGCGTCATACGACGCTGCGGATCGGCGGTCCCGCCGATTTCTTTGTGGAACCGGAGACGGAGACAGGGTTGCGAGCCCTTCTTTCTCTATGCGCGGAGAGCGGTGTCGATGTCCACTTCCTGGGGCAGGGGTCGAACGTCCTGGTGCCGGACGAGGGCGTGCGCGGGGTGGTGCTGACCACGCGCCGGCTCTTCGACCGCTGTCGCTTCCAGGGGCGCGAGGTGACCGTGGGCTCGGGCTTCGCCCTCGGTCGCCTGGTCCAGCTCTCGCTGGAGCAGGGCCTGGGGGGACTGGAGCCGCTGGCCGGGATCCCGGGCACGGTGGGCGGTGCCGTCTACATGAACGCGGGCACGCCCGCGGGGAGCATCGGCGACAGGCTGGTCTGGGCGCGGCTGATCGGCCCTTCGGGAGAGGAGCGGCGGCTTGCGCGGGAGGAGATGGGCTTCGGCTACAGGACGTCGCGCCTGCAGAGCGAGCCGGGCTGGCTGGTGGCCGAGGTCCGGCTCGAGCTGGACGAGGCGCCGCGGGTGAACGCCGAGATCCTGCGGGCGGCCGCCCGCAGGCGCCGGCAGACGCAGCCGCTCGCCTACCCCAACGCAGGCAGTATCTTTCGCAATCCCCCCGGGGATTACGCAGGCCGCCTGATCGAGGCGGTGGGGGCGAAGGGGCTGGCGGTGGGCGGGGCGGAGATCTCGACCCTGCACGCCAACTTCATCGTCAACACCGGCGGGGCGACGGCCGCCGACGTCATAGAGCTGATGCGGATCGCGCGGAGGCTGGTGCGCCAGCGATTCGGCCTCACCCTCGTCCCGGAGATCCGGCTCTTCGGCGTGCCGGCGGGAACGCTGGAGCGATGGCTGGACGAGGGTGGAGGTGAAGCCGTTGGCACGCTTCCGCATTGA
- the murA gene encoding UDP-N-acetylglucosamine 1-carboxyvinyltransferase, with amino-acid sequence MARFRIEGGHPLVGELPIRGAKNAALPVLAATVLAPERSLVVDVPELRDIHVMVEILKALGARIEVGEVDGVRSLAVELAEVSDWELPEGLTRKMRSSIFLAGPLLARCGRVRFSYPGGCAIGPRPINYHLQALRAMGAQVVEQGGYVEVTAERLHGAEIHFDQPSVGATENALMAATLAEGETRLYNVAKEPEIQDLAGFLTAMGAEIEGAGSDVITVRGVRELHGATHQVIPDRIEAGTFLVGAAITRGDVLLTGARADHLAAALAKLNEAGARVESGPGWIRCRGPRRPQALDLRTAPYPGFPTDLQSPFLVMATVADGTSVITESIFENRFKVAEELRRMGADITVDGRVAVVRGVPELSGAEVEAMDDLRGGASLVLAGLAAQGTTWVTGIEHVERGYERMDERLRRLGAVVERVD; translated from the coding sequence TTGGCACGCTTCCGCATTGAAGGGGGGCACCCGCTGGTGGGCGAGCTGCCCATCCGTGGGGCCAAGAACGCCGCCCTGCCGGTCCTGGCGGCCACGGTGCTGGCGCCGGAGCGAAGCCTGGTCGTCGACGTCCCGGAGCTGCGGGACATCCATGTCATGGTGGAGATCCTGAAGGCGCTGGGCGCGCGGATCGAGGTCGGAGAGGTGGACGGGGTCCGCTCGCTGGCCGTGGAGCTGGCGGAGGTGTCGGACTGGGAGCTGCCGGAAGGCCTGACGCGGAAGATGCGCTCCTCGATCTTCCTGGCGGGGCCCCTGCTGGCCCGGTGCGGCCGCGTCCGCTTCTCCTACCCGGGGGGCTGCGCCATCGGACCGCGCCCCATCAACTACCACCTGCAGGCGCTCAGGGCGATGGGCGCCCAGGTGGTGGAGCAGGGCGGCTACGTGGAGGTCACGGCCGAGCGCCTGCACGGGGCCGAGATCCACTTCGACCAGCCGAGCGTGGGAGCGACGGAGAACGCGCTGATGGCGGCCACGCTGGCCGAGGGGGAGACGCGCCTCTACAACGTGGCCAAGGAGCCGGAGATCCAGGATCTGGCCGGCTTCCTGACCGCCATGGGGGCGGAGATCGAGGGCGCCGGCAGCGACGTGATCACCGTCCGGGGCGTGCGCGAGCTGCACGGCGCGACGCACCAGGTGATCCCCGACCGGATCGAGGCGGGCACCTTCCTGGTGGGTGCCGCCATCACCCGCGGGGACGTGCTCCTGACCGGCGCCCGTGCCGACCACTTGGCGGCCGCCCTGGCCAAGCTGAACGAGGCGGGCGCCCGGGTGGAGAGCGGCCCGGGCTGGATCCGCTGCCGCGGCCCGCGCCGGCCGCAGGCGCTCGATCTCCGGACCGCGCCCTACCCGGGCTTTCCCACGGACCTGCAGAGCCCTTTCCTCGTCATGGCGACGGTGGCCGACGGAACCAGCGTCATCACCGAGTCCATCTTCGAGAACCGCTTCAAGGTGGCGGAGGAGCTGAGACGGATGGGCGCCGACATCACCGTCGACGGGCGCGTGGCGGTGGTGCGGGGAGTGCCCGAGCTCTCCGGCGCCGAGGTGGAGGCGATGGACGACCTGCGCGGCGGCGCCTCGCTGGTCCTGGCCGGGCTGGCGGCGCAGGGGACGACGTGGGTGACCGGCATCGAGCACGTGGAGCGCGGCTACGAGCGGATGGACGAGAGGCTGCGCCGGCTGGGGGCGGTGGTGGAGCGGGTGGACTAG